A segment of the Parasynechococcus marenigrum WH 8102 genome:
GTTGAATCAGTCTTATTACCGCAACGTCAATCCAGATCTTCTCGATCGGATCCCCTTGAATGCCCAGACCGTCGTTGAGGTTGGCTGTGGTTCCGGCGCACTGGGTGGTGCCTACAAGTTGAGAAATCCTCAGGTTCACTACATCGGTGTTGAGGCGATGCCCGAACCTGCCGCTGATGCGTCAAGGGTGTTGGACCAGGTCATTGTTGGTAATGCGGAAGATCCGTTGTTGTTTAGAGACAATGTCCAGGATGTTGATTGCTTGGTGTACGGCGATGTGCTGGAGCATCTTGTCAATCCCTGGGATTGTCTCAGTCGTCATCTTGAGCTGCTGTCTGAGGAGGGTTTGGTTGTGGCTTGCATTCCCAACGCTCAGCATTGGTCTGTACTTGCAAATTTGCTGCAAGGTCAGTGGCCCCTTGAGGATCAGGGATTATTTGACCGCACCCATCTTCGTTGGTTTACCAAAGCAACCATCGTGGAAGGTTTTCAAAAGCTGGGGTTGACCATTCATGAGATTAAGCCAAGAGTCTTCAAGTTGGATCAAACACGTGCTTTTGTCGAGAAGCTAGAACCTGCCCTGAATAATTTTGGACTCAATCCTCAAAGTGTTCTGAATGGAAGTGCGCCACTTCAGTACGTGGTTGTTGCGGGCTTGAAGCCAATTCAGCGATTGAATGTGGATGGGTTCAGTCAAATCAATCCAGCGTCCATGGGCGAAGTTCGGCTGCGTCAGCCCATGCGAGCTCTTGCGTCGCTGCCGGCAACATCAATGCGTTATGCCACAGATTCATTTACGATTAAAAGTCATTCTGATCAGCTCAAGATCTTCCTGTGGCAGCGACCTGTCTTTATCAATCCAGACAGTGACTTTAAGCAGATACAATCGCTGATTCGTGCTGGCTATATCGTTGTTGTTGACTGGGATGATGATCCTCGGTTTTGGAAGGATATCGCCCCTGCGATTGAACGTACTTTCCGCAGTGTTCATGCCATTCAGGTCACCACGACGGAGCTCGCAGAATTGATCAAGCCGTTTAATCCAGAAGTAGGTGTGTTTCCCAATGCAATGTTTTCGCTGCCAGTACTCTCTCCAGATCGTTTCAATCGAGAAGGTCTCCGCTTATTCTTTGGTGCTCTCAACCGTGAAAAAGATTGGGCGCCGCTGATCGATGATCTCAACGCTGAGTTGCGCGATGCGCCAGACTTCTGGAGTTTCTCTGTGATTCATGATCGCCGTTTTTTCGATGCTCTGGATCTGCCGCCAGCGCGAAAATCGTTTGTTCCAACGTGTGGTTATGACCAATACTTAGCTGAAATGTCTCAGTGCGATGTGGCGTTTCTCCCTCTTATGGATACCCCGTTCAATCACATGAAATCCAACCTGAAGGCGATTGAGGCTGGAAGTTATGGACTCGCTCTTCTCGCCAGTGATGTGTTGTACGAGCGTTCGCTTGTTGACGGCGTTACAGCGCAGTTGTTCCGCGATCCCGCGCAGCTGCGACACCATTTGAAGGATTGGCGCGAACAACCAGATCGTGCACGTCAACTTGGCCAGCAAGCGCGCCACTGGGTTGAATCGGAATGCATGGCTGCGCATCAGGTTGCGCGCCGTGAGGCGTGGTACCGAGACCTTGCATCTCGTCGCGGGAAACTCAATCAGGCGCTGCTGAAGCGTGTTCCTGAACTCGCCGCAACAGCTGCTGATTAACCGTTTCCGGAGCTTCATCATGGGGACAATGCCCTGCACCAGTGATCACCTGTAGTGATCGCACAGTGGGGATGGTTTCGGCCCAGTTCATCGCTTCAGCGAGTGGCTCCCAGGGATCCTTTTCGCCCCAGATCAGATCAACAGGCACCGTGAGATTGCCCATCAATTGTGGTGCTAAGTGGTCATCAAACAGATTGATGAAGCCGCGGAACGCTTCAGCTGCACCATCACGCTGGGTAGGTTGATACAGCAGATTCACCAGTGCGTCATCGATGTTGGCTCCACTGGGATAAGCCTGTTTCAGAACGCTTCGGATCACCCCCGGACGGGCGGCATTACGGAAGAGGGCTGTGCTGAGCCAGCGCTGTCGCACCATCGTTTTCAACAGCGGCCGCACCCAGGTCATCCAGGCGGGTTGGCTGGCCAGCTGTTTGTCGTCCATCAGCCGCTGGGCACAGTCGATCAGCACGACTGAACGGCAGGGGCTGAGACCCGGCGTCTCCTCCAGCATCTGGGCTGCCCTCAGGGCCACGACCCCACCAATCGAGTTGCCCACCAGCAGCACTGGTCGACCGACCACCTCGCGGCAGAAGTCCGCGACCTGCCGGCCCCATAGGTCAAAGCCGTACTGGACTGAGCCAGACTCGCCCACTTCGTCTTTCAGGTGTGCTTTGGGTTGATCACTGCGGCCGAATCCCAGCAAGTCGATCGCATAGGTGGCCGTTGCTTTCGCCAGCACTGGTTGGTTGAAACGCCAGTGCTCTGTATTGGCGCCAAATCCATGGATCAGAATTACCGCAAGCGGAGCATCTGTGTTACCAATCAGCGACCAGCCGATGGTGTGACGATTCCAGCGCCATCGATCGTGCTCTTCGGTCACGCCGATCCCCAAACTTTCAGGAAACTTAGAAAGACCACGCCGTCGCCCGAGTGATCGAATCTCCCCTTGGTGTTCTGGTCGACGGCATCAGCTCAGTGCTGATTGGCAAACGTGATCAGGTCCAACTTGCTGTGAGCTGTGTGTTAGCAGGTGGTCATCTCCTGATCGAGGACCGCCCGGGCATGGGTAAGTCCACGTTGGCGGAAGCGACTGCCTGTGCCTTCGGCCTGGCGTTCAAAAGGGTGAGCTTCACCAGCGATCTGTTGCCCGCCGATCTGATTGGCATCAATGTGTTTAACCCCGGGAACGACCGAGTTCCGCTTTAAGCCTGGTCCGATCTTCACCCAGGTGCTGCTGGCGGATGAGATCAATCGGGCCAGCCCCCGCACTCAGAGCGCCCTTCTGGAGGCCATGGCGGCCAGTCGGGTGAGCGTGGATGGCATCAGCCACTCCTTGCCTCAGCCGTTTGTTGTGATCGCGACACAGAACAGCCTGGATCAGGTGGGCACCAGCCCACTGCCTGAGGCGCAATTGGATCGCTTTCTCATGCGCATTCACCTGGGATTTCCCGACCGCCAGGCTGAGCGTGCCCTTCTCAAGAACACTTCCCTCACCATCGCTGAGATCAGCAGTGGCCTTGATCCTGCGGCTCTGATGTCCCTGCAGCAGCAGTGCCGTCAACAGCACACCTCCGGTCTGCTGCTGGATTACGTGCTTGATCTGGTGGAGGCGAGCCGAGGCGCCGGCGTGGGGCTCTCACCCCGTGCCAGCCAGGGGTTGCTGGCGGCCGCCCGGGCCTGGTCGTTGCTGCAGGGTCGCGACCATGTTCGTATTGATGATGTCCAGGCTGTGTTCCCGTCCGTTGCGGAACATCGACTGGATTCCGGTGCCCTCGCGGACCACAGCGGTGGCTCTCCCCTCAGCCAGACCGTGCTCCAGAAGGTGAATGCACTCCGTTGAGCCTCCCCTCCTGCGTCGCTCCCGTAGTGCGCAGCTGCGCCTCGGTCTTCGCAACGTGTACATCGTGCCGACCCGCTTCGGTTTGCTCTGGCTGGCAGGGGTCGCCCTGCTTCAGCTCGTGGCGATTCAAACCAGGAGCAACGGCACGTTGCTGCTCGGTTGTCTGTTGTTGGGGTTGATGCTGTTCGCGATGCATCTCACCCACGACAACCTCAACGGGTTGCACCTGGTTTGCGATCAGCCTGCTCCAGGTTTTGCTTCTCAATCGGTGCCTTACTCCCTGCGCTTGCGAAGCCGGGTGGCCCGTCAGCGTCTGCGGTTGCAGCTGAAGGGCGGTGAATCCCTGGTGTTGGAAAGCCTGGAGGTCGGAGAAACGTCGATCAACCTCTCGTGGTGTCCGCAGCAACGTGGACTGCAACGGCCCGCTCCGCTGCACATCGAAACCATTGCGCCGTTGGGGTTGTTTGTCTGTTGGAGTCGCTGGGAACCCTCCTGCGAGCAGTTGATCATTCCGGCTCGGCGTCCTGGACCGGTGGCCGACCGACAGCCACGTTGCTTTCAGGACGGCATGGAGGACTGGCAGGACCTCAAGCCCTATCGAGCAGGAGAGCGGTTTGCCTTGGTGGATTGGTCCAGCCTGGCCAAGGGGCGCCCTCTGCAATCCAAGCAGTTTTCCGATCCCGAGCAGCATCAGTACCAGCTGCGACCGGTACCGGGACTTGCCTTCGAGACTGCGTTGGAGCACCTGGCTGACCGCATCTGGCGTCTGCATCAGCGCGGCGAAATCTATGGGCTTGAGCTACCCGGTCGTTGCCTGCCACCGCAGCGGGGTCTGCGGCACCGTGATGCCTGCCTCGAGGCCCTGGCGCTGGCATGAAACGCGCTTTGGCCTGGTTCACTGGCTGTCTGCTCGTCTTGCAGTGTTCAGGGCTGGATCTGGCTTGGTTGCTCAGTTGGCCAACGCTTGGCCTGGTGCTGGTCTCAAGCCTGAAGCTGTTGGAAGCTCGCCAACCAGCCGATCACCGCCTGGTGGCCCTGCTTCAACTTCTGGCTGTGGGATTGCTGGCGGCTCAGATGCCGGGGCTGCTGGCCAGTCTTCTTCAACTGTTCACCGCTCTGTTCGCTCTGGCGGCTCTGCTGGCCCAGGAGCTGGGGGGGGCCTTGCGATGGAGACGGTTGCTGCTGCGCAGCGGCCAATTGATCGCGGCAGCCCTGCCATTGGCAGCGGTGTTGTTTCTGTTTCTGCCCCGCATCGGTCCGTTATGGATCACCGACGTCGGTTCGGGTCAAGTGGCGACCACTGGGCTGTCGCCCGAACTCGATCCCTTGGGTATCGCCGAGCTGGTGCGCCGTGACGCTCCGGCTGCCCGGGTCAGGTTCTCGGGCGCTTTACCGGTGGAGCCTTACTGGAGGGTTCTGGTGCACGACCGTTTTGATGGCCGCCGATGGTTGCGCTCGGCGGTGGCGCGAAGCCGGCCACCATTCACGCCAGCCGTGGTGAGCGCCACCACCCAATGGTGGAGCCTCGAGCCTGCCCGCAGCCGATCGGTCCCCTGGGATGGGGCTTCGCTGCCAGCGTCTGCGGATCTACAGATCCAGCCCGATGGTGAGTTGATGCTCTGGCAGCCCCTATCCCAGCCTCGCACCGTGCGACTGCAGCTGAGCTCTGAACCGCTTCCCTGGCAGCAACAGCCGCCGACGGCCAGGGACCTGCAGTTCCCTCCCCGTGGCCAGCTGTCTCGGTTGGAAGCCCTTGCCGCGCAGTGGGCTGCCCTCCCCCGCGACGTCGACCGTTTGGCGGCCGCAGAGGCCTGGTTCCGTTCCCAACCCTTTCGCTACAGCTTGGCTCCAGGTGATCTCCGGGAGGCTGGCCTTGATGGATTTCTGTTCGATCAGCAGGTGGGCTTCTGCGGCCATTACGCCAGTGAGTTCACGGCGTTGATGCGTGCCGCCGGCGTTCCGGCTCGGGTGGTCAGTGGGTACCAGGGCGGCTTGTCGGTGCAACCGCTTGGTGGCAGCCCTTATCTCGAGATTCGGCAGAGCGATGCCCACGCCTGGAGCGAGATCTGGTTGGCGGGGGAAGGGTGGAGGCAGGTGGATCCCACTACCTGAGTTGGAGGTGGTTCAGTCGCATCTCGGGAGGCTGTGCTGGGTCGAAATCTCGGCGGGCCTCGGCGGGGGTGGTGGCGTTGGCTGCAGTGGCAGTGGTGGGGCCTTGATCTGGCCTGGAACCGCTGGTGGCTGAGTTTTGATCAGACCGCCCAGACGGCCTGGCTGAACCAGCTGCTTGGCTCCAACCCGAACTGGATCGGCTGGCTGGTCTTGGCCGGTGGGGCCTTGGCGTTTGCACTGGGTTTGCGAGTCACGCGTTGGCGGGCCGTTGCCACTCCGATTCAGCGGACCTTGCGATTGCTCGAGACATTGGACGTCACCCCGCAGCCTGGGGAATCCTTCGCGGCCCTCTGCCATCGCGCCGCTGCATCCACTCCGAGCTGTCCGTGCCGTTGCTGGCCGTGGCCGAAGCTCACCAGCAGCTTGCCCATGCACCTCTCTCCCGCCGTGAGCGTCAGCTGCAGCAACGGCTTTGGCAGCAGGCACTGAGGCACCTGGCCCGCAGCGTCAGTGATTTCTGGTCTGTCCGAGCAGCCAGGCGCTGAAGGCCAGCATCAAAACTCAGGCGCAGAACATCAGCAGCTCCGTTCTCGTGGTGACCTTGAACCCCACCATGTATTTGAAAGCGGTCACGATCAAGGCCACCACGATCACCTTGGTGAGCTTCTGTTTGAGGCCGTCCAGCGATTCGATGTTCAGCAGGTTGCGCCGAACGTCGGACGCCTCTTGCTGGCGTGGATCAATGTCTGAGATCACCAGCTCGTAAATCCCGTATCCGAAAATCAACAGAGCGATGCCAATCAGGTAGTAATCGATTCCGCCGACCACCTTGCCAATTAACAGGGTGCTGTTGGTGTGGGTGAAGTGGCCTTGAAAGACCCTGCTGAGCACGCTGACTTCGGCGTAGGTTCCGATCACAAAACAACTCACACTCCCGAACAGGCTCATCACCACCGGCACCAGGGTGATCAGGCGGAATTTCCAGATCATCGATTCAAAGCGTCGCTCCAGGACAGTGGTTCGAGGCTTTGGCCGGCTCATGGCAGATCGATCGTTGGTTCCGTCAGTTTCTGATCAAACGGTATTCATGGGTGTGATTTCGAGATCAGTGCCGGCGATGGCCCAGCACCTGCTGGGCTGGTGGCAGATCAATGGACGCTGTGATTCGGCACAGAAGCCGTGGATGGTCAACCTTGCAGGCCGCTGGCCAACGGTCACCGACGAGCTTGATCTTTATGGCATCTGGATCGCCGAGGTGATGCTTCAGCCACCTGCCGTATCGGCTGGCTCTGATTGACGCAGCGGTTGTGCTGGGTTGACATCGACTCCCTGATTGCTGCCGGCAGGTGTTGTGCCAGGAAGAATTTCGAAGTCTGGTGTGAACTGCACAAGCATGGAGCGCAAGTTGTCTGCCACAGCCCGGCTGCCATCAAGCTGCATGACCCCTTCCTTAACCAGCTGATCAAAATCGGCGCTGCCGGTCATCAGGCGCTCAAGTTGCTCGCGTTTGATCGTGATCGTTAAATCGGGATTCTGCCCTACGTAACCCTGGATGCTTGTGAGGGCGTCGTTGCTCAGCTCGATTGCAAACCGTTCCTCGTTGTCTGGGGTGATCAAATTGATGCGGAAGGCCTTTCCCGCGGTTTGACCCGGATCCAGGCGGATCCCTAGGAAATCAAGCCATAGCTGGGTGGACATGGCTTTGATCATGTCTGGGCCTGATGTTTTGGGAATGGCACCAGAGGGGATGCCAGAGCGAAGCTCCAACGCGGCAGCTAGAAAGCTGTTATGCACGCTTGGACTTTCTTTTTGGTACCCGATCTGTTCGAAGGCATCAGCGAGCAGATCCTTGGCTGTGGTGTTAATAGGCTGGGCGTAGATCAGCTTGTTGAGAATTTCTGTCGCGAGAAGGTACTGTCCGGCCTTGATGAGTGCCTTTGCTTTGGTGAGGATTGGTGTTGCACCTCCCATCATTTCCACGTAGAGCGGGGCTGAATCAGACGGCGAAAGCGGTGTCAGTGTTGTGGGGTTGGCGTCCCAATACCCCAAATAGCGGTTGATCACAGCACGGCTGTTGTGCTCTTCAGACCCGTGATAGCTGTGAGCTGCCCACTGCTGTTTCAGGCTCTCTGGGAGGGTATAAACATTGTGAATCTCATTAATCATCACGCCTTTATTGGCGTGATGAAGCACATTGTTGTTGAGATGGGCATAGGCATCTCGCTGCACCCGCATCACTTCCTGAATGCGCACATTGCCCCAGCGTGGCCAGCTGTGTGAGGCGAACATCACATCGGCTTTGGTCCCATATCGAAAGAGAGCCTCATTAATCTTCTTGCTCCACTCCAGGGGGTCGCGGATCAAGGCACCACGCAGTGTATAAATGTTGTGAATGGTGCCGGTAATATTTTCTGCAGCCCAGAATGTTTTGAACTGAGGGAACCAGGTGTTCATCTCCGCTGGGGCTTCAGTGCCAGGAGTGTTCTGAAACTCCATCTCGATGCCATCAACGGTTAGCCGCTCGATCGGCTTGCTGATGATGCGAGAAGGTGGAATTAGGCCCGTCGTTCCAGCAGCGGTGTTCTCGTCAATGGATTGATCAACATGTCCGAATGGGCTGCGAGACAATAAAACACCATATTGGTAAAAGAGGCGACGGTTCATCGCGTTGCCTGCATAGACATTCTCACTAACGGCATGGTCCATGAAGCCCACAGGAGCAATCACCGGAACTTTTCCACTGAGTACATCTTTTTCATCGACAACTCCCCGAATTCCGCCGAAGTGATCTGCGTGGGAATGGGAAATTACAACAGCAGTGACAGGCCGTTCGCCTAGCTGATCATTGATGAGGTCGAGGGCTGCGCGAGCAGTTTCTTTGGCCGTGAGTGGGTCGAAGACGATCCAGCCTCGATCCCCCTTAATGAAAGAGATATTGGCTAGGTCGTAACCACGCACTTGATAGATGCGATCTGGAACGACCTCATACAATCCATAGGCCATGTTGAGTACTGCTTGCCGTTGAAGGGAGGGGTGAATGCTCTCAAAATCCTTTCCGTTGAGCAGCCATTCGTAGCTCTCCATATCCCAGACAACCGTTCCATCGTCTTTAAGGATTTGCTTGTAGGGGGGTGCTGCAATAAATCCCTTTTTTGCTTCATCGAAATCGCGGGTGTCATCGAAAGGAAGAGCGCCTTTGTTCTTTAGCCAGAGTTCGACGGTAGCCGCACTGGCCCCCTTGCCCTTCGGATGAAAATGCTTTCCGTGGGCGGCGCCTGGATCGGAAAGAATTGCTCCTCCGCCAGCTGCCAGCGCCGTGGCGGGAAGACTGAGGAGCGGGATAAGTGCACTCGCTCCAGCAATCAGTAACTTGGTTGTTATGGCCATGATTGCGTGCAGCTTTAAATCGTGTTTAGTGCTTCTCGGGGGGGGGAGGGCGTCAACGTCTTCTGCTGCAATGTCATGGTTAAAGGGTGAGTGAAATGAATGCGTTGCAGGCGATCGCAGGGTTCAATCTCTAGAGCTCGGTCACTTCCCCATTTCACAGGTCACTTTTGTAGTTGACTCCGCAAAAGGCCTGATGCATTTGGCTTACGAGTTCAGGATTTACGATATGACTGAATTTTTGGAAGGCCTGCGTGCTCGGCTCGGCCCTCCTCTGAGCACAAGTTTTGACGACGACACCTGCAACGACCAGGACTGGGTTTGGAACACCGGTGACGATCTGATCACCGCTGGGAAGCAGGACTTTTCCGGGAAGCAGGCTTTCCTGATTTCCCACCGTCCCAGCGGTTTGCGACCCGAAACACTCTGAAGCGACAGCTCAATCCGAGAGAGGCGAGGCATGGATCCCGTCACCCATGTCCTCTAACAAGATGATCCATGTCAATCAGAGCGGGGTTGTGCTGCTTGATGGGTCAACGAAGCGGCGCCGAACATCGTGACCTCAGCGCCCTAGCGCCTGAGCTCAGTCAATCCCTGTTGGCCTGGTGGGAAATTCATGGTCGGAAGGACCCTGCGCTCAAGCCGTGGATGTTCACCAAGGACGGCAGGTGGCCCGAACCCCATGAACATCTCAATGTCCTGGAGTGCTGGATCGCCGAGGTGATGCTGCAGCAGACCCAGCTGAAGGTGGTTTTGCCCTATTGGCAGGGTTGGATGAAGGTGTTTCCCACCGTTGATGCGTTGGCCGCGGCGTCGCTTGAGCAGGTGCGGTTGCAATGGCAGGGCCTTGGCTATTACTCCCGAGCCCGCCGTCTGCACGCTGCAGCGCAGCGTTTAGCCCAGGGACCATGGCCCCGGGATCTGGACAGTTGGATGGGTCTGCCGGGCATTGGCCGCACCACCGCAGGCAGCATTTTGTCCAGTGGCTTCAACGCACCTTTGGCAATCCTCGACGGCAACGTCAAGCGTGTGTTGGCGCGTTTGCATGCGCACCCTCGCCCTCCCGCCCGTGAGCAGGTCTTGTTCTGGCAGTGGAGTGAAGTCTTGCTGGATCCGGCGCGACCCCGGGATTTCAACCAGGCCCTGATGGATCTCGGGGCCACGGTCTGTACCCCCCGCAACCCCGACTGTGGGAGATGTCCGTGGCAGTTCTGTTGTGCTGCCTACGCTGCCGGCGATCCGACCCGCTGGCCGATGACCGATGCCCCGAAACCCCTCCCCTTTCAGGTGATCGGTGTCGGGGTGGTGTTGAACGCTGAAGGTCACGTCTTGATTGATCAGCGCCTTGATGAGGGGCTTCTCGGTGGCCTGTGGGAGTTCCCTGGCGGTAAGCAGGAGCCTGGTGAATCGATCGAGGCCTGCATCGAGCGGGAGCTCAAGGAGGAGTTGGGCATTGTGATCAGCGTCGGCGAGGAGCTCATCACGCTGGACCACGCCTACAGCCACAAGAAACTACGGTTTGTGGTGTATCTGTGTGCCTGGGTCTCCGGTGATCCTCAGCCTTTGGCCAGCCAACAAGTTCGCTGGGTGAGTCCAGATCAACTCGACACTTTTGCGTTTCCTGCTGCTAACGCCAAAATGATTGAGGCGTTGCGGAGGTCAATCAACTGATTGGTCTTTGTTTTCTGATTAAGCAGGGGGTGGATCATCTGCCCCTGTGGGGTCATTTTCTGGCCGGAGTTTCACGAGAAGAGGTGCGTTGTTATGTCCATGCCAAAACGGCTAAGCCTGAGCAAGTTTTGGAACATACCTGGATCGACCCTGATCCATTGCCTACGGCTTGGGGCTGTTTAAGCCTTGTGTTGGCCAGTCGCAGGTTGTTTGAACAAGCCTGGGGTGATGGTTGTACTGCGATGGTGTTGCTGTCCGGAGATATGCTTCCGCTGAAATCGTTTCAAGAGATTCGACAGATCTGTCTTGAGACGCAATTGTCTCTGCAGCCCCGTACTGGCTTGAAACAGCAGCAGCAGGAAGCCAATCAGCGTCGTTTCGAAGAGATCGCGCCTTGGTTTGGCTTGCGTCAGTCTGTCTTACGTAAGCAGAAT
Coding sequences within it:
- a CDS encoding alpha/beta fold hydrolase, translated to MTEEHDRWRWNRHTIGWSLIGNTDAPLAVILIHGFGANTEHWRFNQPVLAKATATYAIDLLGFGRSDQPKAHLKDEVGESGSVQYGFDLWGRQVADFCREVVGRPVLLVGNSIGGVVALRAAQMLEETPGLSPCRSVVLIDCAQRLMDDKQLASQPAWMTWVRPLLKTMVRQRWLSTALFRNAARPGVIRSVLKQAYPSGANIDDALVNLLYQPTQRDGAAEAFRGFINLFDDHLAPQLMGNLTVPVDLIWGEKDPWEPLAEAMNWAETIPTVRSLQVITGAGHCPHDEAPETVNQQLLRRVQEHASAAPD
- a CDS encoding DUF58 domain-containing protein: MHSVEPPLLRRSRSAQLRLGLRNVYIVPTRFGLLWLAGVALLQLVAIQTRSNGTLLLGCLLLGLMLFAMHLTHDNLNGLHLVCDQPAPGFASQSVPYSLRLRSRVARQRLRLQLKGGESLVLESLEVGETSINLSWCPQQRGLQRPAPLHIETIAPLGLFVCWSRWEPSCEQLIIPARRPGPVADRQPRCFQDGMEDWQDLKPYRAGERFALVDWSSLAKGRPLQSKQFSDPEQHQYQLRPVPGLAFETALEHLADRIWRLHQRGEIYGLELPGRCLPPQRGLRHRDACLEALALA
- a CDS encoding alkyl/aryl-sulfatase, which translates into the protein MAITTKLLIAGASALIPLLSLPATALAAGGGAILSDPGAAHGKHFHPKGKGASAATVELWLKNKGALPFDDTRDFDEAKKGFIAAPPYKQILKDDGTVVWDMESYEWLLNGKDFESIHPSLQRQAVLNMAYGLYEVVPDRIYQVRGYDLANISFIKGDRGWIVFDPLTAKETARAALDLINDQLGERPVTAVVISHSHADHFGGIRGVVDEKDVLSGKVPVIAPVGFMDHAVSENVYAGNAMNRRLFYQYGVLLSRSPFGHVDQSIDENTAAGTTGLIPPSRIISKPIERLTVDGIEMEFQNTPGTEAPAEMNTWFPQFKTFWAAENITGTIHNIYTLRGALIRDPLEWSKKINEALFRYGTKADVMFASHSWPRWGNVRIQEVMRVQRDAYAHLNNNVLHHANKGVMINEIHNVYTLPESLKQQWAAHSYHGSEEHNSRAVINRYLGYWDANPTTLTPLSPSDSAPLYVEMMGGATPILTKAKALIKAGQYLLATEILNKLIYAQPINTTAKDLLADAFEQIGYQKESPSVHNSFLAAALELRSGIPSGAIPKTSGPDMIKAMSTQLWLDFLGIRLDPGQTAGKAFRINLITPDNEERFAIELSNDALTSIQGYVGQNPDLTITIKREQLERLMTGSADFDQLVKEGVMQLDGSRAVADNLRSMLVQFTPDFEILPGTTPAGSNQGVDVNPAQPLRQSEPADTAGG
- a CDS encoding transglutaminase family protein yields the protein MKRALAWFTGCLLVLQCSGLDLAWLLSWPTLGLVLVSSLKLLEARQPADHRLVALLQLLAVGLLAAQMPGLLASLLQLFTALFALAALLAQELGGALRWRRLLLRSGQLIAAALPLAAVLFLFLPRIGPLWITDVGSGQVATTGLSPELDPLGIAELVRRDAPAARVRFSGALPVEPYWRVLVHDRFDGRRWLRSAVARSRPPFTPAVVSATTQWWSLEPARSRSVPWDGASLPASADLQIQPDGELMLWQPLSQPRTVRLQLSSEPLPWQQQPPTARDLQFPPRGQLSRLEALAAQWAALPRDVDRLAAAEAWFRSQPFRYSLAPGDLREAGLDGFLFDQQVGFCGHYASEFTALMRAAGVPARVVSGYQGGLSVQPLGGSPYLEIRQSDAHAWSEIWLAGEGWRQVDPTT
- a CDS encoding YqhA family protein, yielding MSRPKPRTTVLERRFESMIWKFRLITLVPVVMSLFGSVSCFVIGTYAEVSVLSRVFQGHFTHTNSTLLIGKVVGGIDYYLIGIALLIFGYGIYELVISDIDPRQQEASDVRRNLLNIESLDGLKQKLTKVIVVALIVTAFKYMVGFKVTTRTELLMFCA
- a CDS encoding methyltransferase domain-containing protein; this encodes MALNQSYYRNVNPDLLDRIPLNAQTVVEVGCGSGALGGAYKLRNPQVHYIGVEAMPEPAADASRVLDQVIVGNAEDPLLFRDNVQDVDCLVYGDVLEHLVNPWDCLSRHLELLSEEGLVVACIPNAQHWSVLANLLQGQWPLEDQGLFDRTHLRWFTKATIVEGFQKLGLTIHEIKPRVFKLDQTRAFVEKLEPALNNFGLNPQSVLNGSAPLQYVVVAGLKPIQRLNVDGFSQINPASMGEVRLRQPMRALASLPATSMRYATDSFTIKSHSDQLKIFLWQRPVFINPDSDFKQIQSLIRAGYIVVVDWDDDPRFWKDIAPAIERTFRSVHAIQVTTTELAELIKPFNPEVGVFPNAMFSLPVLSPDRFNREGLRLFFGALNREKDWAPLIDDLNAELRDAPDFWSFSVIHDRRFFDALDLPPARKSFVPTCGYDQYLAEMSQCDVAFLPLMDTPFNHMKSNLKAIEAGSYGLALLASDVLYERSLVDGVTAQLFRDPAQLRHHLKDWREQPDRARQLGQQARHWVESECMAAHQVARREAWYRDLASRRGKLNQALLKRVPELAATAAD
- a CDS encoding AAA family ATPase gives rise to the protein MCLTPGTTEFRFKPGPIFTQVLLADEINRASPRTQSALLEAMAASRVSVDGISHSLPQPFVVIATQNSLDQVGTSPLPEAQLDRFLMRIHLGFPDRQAERALLKNTSLTIAEISSGLDPAALMSLQQQCRQQHTSGLLLDYVLDLVEASRGAGVGLSPRASQGLLAAARAWSLLQGRDHVRIDDVQAVFPSVAEHRLDSGALADHSGGSPLSQTVLQKVNALR
- the mutT gene encoding 8-oxo-dGTP diphosphatase MutT, with amino-acid sequence MGQRSGAEHRDLSALAPELSQSLLAWWEIHGRKDPALKPWMFTKDGRWPEPHEHLNVLECWIAEVMLQQTQLKVVLPYWQGWMKVFPTVDALAAASLEQVRLQWQGLGYYSRARRLHAAAQRLAQGPWPRDLDSWMGLPGIGRTTAGSILSSGFNAPLAILDGNVKRVLARLHAHPRPPAREQVLFWQWSEVLLDPARPRDFNQALMDLGATVCTPRNPDCGRCPWQFCCAAYAAGDPTRWPMTDAPKPLPFQVIGVGVVLNAEGHVLIDQRLDEGLLGGLWEFPGGKQEPGESIEACIERELKEELGIVISVGEELITLDHAYSHKKLRFVVYLCAWVSGDPQPLASQQVRWVSPDQLDTFAFPAANAKMIEALRRSIN
- a CDS encoding AAA family ATPase, with protein sequence MIESPLGVLVDGISSVLIGKRDQVQLAVSCVLAGGHLLIEDRPGMGKSTLAEATACAFGLAFKRVSFTSDLLPADLIGINVFNPGNDRVPL